Genomic DNA from Thermobifida alba:
AAGGGGTCCTGGGAGTACGCCTTGGTGTCGGGCCGCATCGAGATGCGGCCCAGCTTCTTGTGGTGCACCTCGAAGGTCATGTTGAAGTCCTCGATGACCAGCCCCTTGGGGTTGATCTCCAGGTGCTTCAGGACGCTGGTGCGGTAGGTGCTGGCGAAGCCCGGGACGATGAAGGTGACGCTGGTGAAGCGCCACGTCTGACCGAACCGGAGCATGTACTGCAGCAGCCAGTAGAGCCGGTCGCGGTAGGCCGCGATCAGCCGGCCGACGACGGTGCGCTGCTGCGGCTTCCACTCGGCGACGACGAACCCGGCGACGGCGGCGACCGTGGGGTCCCGCAGCTGGTCGCGCACGCCCCTGACGTAGTCCTCGTGCAGTTCGGTGTCGGCGTCCAGGATCACCACGCCGTCGTAGTTCTCGATGAGGTCGAACTCCTGGATGACCGCCTCGATCGCGCCCGCCTTGCCGCGGTTGGTCAGCAGTTCCAGGACGTTGACGCCGGTCTGCGCGGCGATCTCGGCCGTGGCGTCCTTGGAGCTGTCCGACACCACGTAGATGTCCCAGCGGTCGAACAGGCGCAGCGCGGACCGGATCGCCCCGTCGATGACCGGCTCCTCGTTGTGCGCCGGGATGATGACCGCCAGCGTGATCGTGTCCGGGTCGGTGTTGACCCTGGGGATCTCGAACTGTCCGGTGTCGGGGTTGAGGACCGGGGCGAGGTCGCCGCGGCGTCTGGCGCGGCGGCCGTCCTCACGGGAGCGGGTGGCGACCGTCACCCGTTTGTCCTCGTCCCGGATGCGGGTGCCCGCGGGAAGCGGAGCTTCCCTGCGGGGCAGGAGCGTGGCGTTGCCGCGTCCCAGCAGTTTGTGGATCCCCTCGTCCACCAGCCTGATCAGGCCGATGACCGACCAGACCATGAGGTTGAGGCCCACCCCGATGAGCAGGAGCAGGATGATCGGGGTGTCTTCGGCCGAGCCGAGTACGAACCTGAGCCACAACACGAAGAGCAGGGCCGCGGTCGACAGTGAGAGCAGGCCCGCGAGCCAGCTTCCGATGAAACGGGCGGTGCGCACTGGGGACCTCCGAAGGGTGACGGGGCGACAAAGGATGACGGAACCACCGTTGTAGGGACGTTTCAACGGCACGACCAGTTGCCCTGCGTGAGCAGCGGAACCAGACCGCGGAAAACTCGTGTGCGAACTCGGCGCAAGTCTGCACCATTGCTCCGGTAATCCGGGATCGGCGGCTCACCTTATGGATTGTCCCGCACAAAACATCGTCGTAATTGGGGATGCATCGATCAGTTGGGTCACGGATATATGACTTGGGTGATGAAAGAGCCTGCGTCGGGTCAAGAAGAGGACGTCCCGGCCGCAGGTCCCGTAATCTCGACACGGACCACGAGCGCTCGACAGTCTGCTTGAAGGGGAATCGCCGTGCGTGTTGCCTTGCACCAGCCGCACTACCTGCCCTGGTTGGGCCTTCTGGACAAGATTGACCGCTGTGACCTGTTCGTAGTGCTCGATCACGTTCAGTTCGAACGGAGAGGATGGCAGCACCGCAACTACGTGGCCTCGAAAAATGGCCCGATCCTGCTCACGGTTCCGGTCGTGCAGCGCAGCCGGGACGAGCGGATCATGGACAAGGCCGTCAGCAACGGCTCACCGTGGTGGGAAAGGCACAGCAGGACGCTGGAGCAGAACTGTTACCGCAGGGCTCCGTTCTGGGAGGAGTTCGGGGCCGGGATCACGGCGATCTACGAGCGCCGCTGGGAGCGGCTGGTCGACCTTTCCATGGCGACCACCGAGTTCGTGCTCAACGCGTTCGGGATCACCACTCCCGTGGTCCGCTCCAGTGAACTGGGCGAGTTCACCGCGCAGAAGAGCGAACTGATCGCGCAGATCAGCGCCAAGGCGGGGGCGACGACCATGCTCTCCGGCGAGGGCGCCCGCGACTACCTCGACCCGGAGGTGTTCCAGCGGTACGGGATCGAGATCGAGTGGCAGGACTTCCGGCATCCGGAGTACCCGCAGCACAACCGGCGCGGGCAGGAGTTCCTGCCCCGCATGGCGGCCGTGGACCTGCTGCTGAACGTCGGACCCGAAGGCATGGACCTGGTTCGTGCCGCCCGTACCGCCTCCTGACTCCCACCGCCCGTCCCCGTCACCGAGTCCGCGCGGCCCGTGCGGGTCGCCTTTTCACCCAATGCCCTATCTGCATTTAAGGACGCCGAATGACGATCGACTGGTCCCGTGAGCGGATTCTCATTCTCGCGCCGCACCCCGACGACGAGACGCTCGGTTGCGGGGGCCTGATGCGCAAGGCCAAGGACGCGGGAGCCGAGGTCTACATCCAGTTCATCACGGTCGGAGACACCGCGGACCTCTCCGCCAAGGGGCTGTCCACCGCGGACGAGCGCTACGGGGAGGTCAAGCAGGTCGCCGAGTTCTTCGCGTGGGACGGCTGGGAGTTCGCCTTCCCCGGCGACCGCTACCACCTGAAGCTCGACGCCCTGCCCCGCTTCGAGCTGGCCAACGCACTCGAACGGAACAGCCCGCTGTCCATCGCGGAACTGCGGCCGACCACGGTGATCGCGCCGCACCGCACCAGCTACAACCAGGACCACCAGGTCACCGCGGAGGCCCTGCACACCGCGCTGCGGCCGTCCAACACCCGGCTGCGCCACCACCCGCGTCTGGTCCTGGCCTACGAGCAGGCCGCCGACCAGTGGCGCTACGACGCCGCGCCGCCGCCCAACTTCTTCGTCGAACTCACCGAAGAGCAGGTGGAGGCCAAGATCCAGGCGATGCACCTGTACGGGACCCAGACCCACGACCACCCGCACACCCGCTCCGACCTGACCCTGCGCAGCCTGGCGGCGCTGCGCGGAATGCACGCGGGAGTGCCCTACGCGGAGGCCTACCACATGATGCGCTGGCTGGCCTGACCGTCGCGGCACGGCGCCGCCGCGCGGATGCCGTGAACAGTCAACGCCCTTCCCGGGCCGTGTCTTTTCGGAGGAGAAACAGCGTGAAAGCCCTGGTCACTGGCGGCGCCGGGTTCATCGGCTCCCATCTGTGCGACTACCTGACCGCTCACGGGCACCAGGTGACGGTGCTCGACGACCTTTCCACCGGTTCCAAGGAGAACCTGGTCCAGCTCTCCGACGCTCCCAACTTCGAGTTCGTCGAGGGATCCATCCTGGACACCGCTCTGGTCGACAGCCTGGTCGGCTCGTGCGACACCGTGTTCCACCTGGCCGCCGCGGTCGGTGTGCACACCATCGTGGACAAGCCGCTGGAGTCGCTGCGCACCAACCTGCACGGCACCGAGAACGTGGTCGACGCCGCGGCCCGGCACGGGGCGCGCATCATGGTCGCCTCCACGAGCGAGGTGTACGGCAAGAACGACGCGGACGGCCTGAGCGAGGACGCCGACCGCATCCTCGGGTCGCCGCTGAAGAGCCGCTGGTCCTACGCGGCGGCCAAGGGACTGGACGAACTGGTCGCCTACGTCTACGGCAAGGAGACCGGCATCCCGACGGTCATCACCCGGTTCTTCAACATCGTCGGCCCGCGCCAGACCGGCCGCTACGGCATGGTCGTCCCGCGGTTCGTCGGACAGGCGATGGCGAACGAACCGATCACCGTCTACGGTGACGGCTCCCAGCGGCGCTGTTTCGGTTCGGTCTTCGACGTCGTTCCGGCCGTGGTGAAACTGATGGACACGCCGGAGGCGTACAACCAGGCGGTCAACCTCGGCGGTCTGGAGGAGGTCTCCATCCGCGGGCTCGCCGAGCGGGTCATCGAACTGACCGGGTCGGACAGCACCATCGAGTACATCCCGTACGAGAAGGCGTACGGCGAGGGCTACGAGGACATGCGCCGCCGCATGCCCGACACTTCGCTGGCCAGGGAGCTCATCGGCTACGAGCCGACGCTCCGCCTCGACGACATCATCAACTCCATCATCGAGTCCAAGCGGTCCTGACCGCGGGCGGCGGCCGTGGCACCGGGGAGTCCGGTGCCACGGCCGCCGGCGTCAGCGGGGAAGCGCGGACAGGGCGGTGGCCGCGCCCAGGCCCATCACGGCGACGCCCAGCAGGACGAGCGTCCAGGGCCGGGCCAGCGGCGCGGGCGGCCGGCCCCGGGCGCGGGTGTGGGCGGTGCGCCGCCAGCGCCGCCGCAGGTGCAGGAGGAGCACGGCGCAGACCCCGAGCAGGACGGCCACCACCGCCAGTTGGCCGGCCAGGCCGCCGGGAGCGTCCTCGACCGGGACGCGCAGGTACAGCAGGGTGACCACGGCCAGGCCGAACAGGGTGCGCTGCCAGGCCAGCAGGGTGCGTTCGGGCTGCAGGCCGCTGTCGCGCTCCGGGGGACGGTTCACGGCCA
This window encodes:
- a CDS encoding DUF202 domain-containing protein, whose protein sequence is MNRPPERDSGLQPERTLLAWQRTLFGLAVVTLLYLRVPVEDAPGGLAGQLAVVAVLLGVCAVLLLHLRRRWRRTAHTRARGRPPAPLARPWTLVLLGVAVMGLGAATALSALPR
- a CDS encoding NAD-dependent epimerase/dehydratase family protein: MKALVTGGAGFIGSHLCDYLTAHGHQVTVLDDLSTGSKENLVQLSDAPNFEFVEGSILDTALVDSLVGSCDTVFHLAAAVGVHTIVDKPLESLRTNLHGTENVVDAAARHGARIMVASTSEVYGKNDADGLSEDADRILGSPLKSRWSYAAAKGLDELVAYVYGKETGIPTVITRFFNIVGPRQTGRYGMVVPRFVGQAMANEPITVYGDGSQRRCFGSVFDVVPAVVKLMDTPEAYNQAVNLGGLEEVSIRGLAERVIELTGSDSTIEYIPYEKAYGEGYEDMRRRMPDTSLARELIGYEPTLRLDDIINSIIESKRS
- a CDS encoding glycosyltransferase, whose product is MRTARFIGSWLAGLLSLSTAALLFVLWLRFVLGSAEDTPIILLLLIGVGLNLMVWSVIGLIRLVDEGIHKLLGRGNATLLPRREAPLPAGTRIRDEDKRVTVATRSREDGRRARRRGDLAPVLNPDTGQFEIPRVNTDPDTITLAVIIPAHNEEPVIDGAIRSALRLFDRWDIYVVSDSSKDATAEIAAQTGVNVLELLTNRGKAGAIEAVIQEFDLIENYDGVVILDADTELHEDYVRGVRDQLRDPTVAAVAGFVVAEWKPQQRTVVGRLIAAYRDRLYWLLQYMLRFGQTWRFTSVTFIVPGFASTYRTSVLKHLEINPKGLVIEDFNMTFEVHHKKLGRISMRPDTKAYSQDPFTLRDYKSQVRRWSLGFWQTVRRHGIWPSLFWFSLFFYILEVVLVAAMLLVTALIFVFVLPPALFGDGVLAVDWYAEGYTAVTSVLPLSTVAVGLFVPDYILTCVIAMVRRRPGYLFYGLFFLPLRLLDSYLTLLTIPQAWTAKSDGRWKSPERVSIKT
- a CDS encoding PIG-L deacetylase family protein is translated as MTIDWSRERILILAPHPDDETLGCGGLMRKAKDAGAEVYIQFITVGDTADLSAKGLSTADERYGEVKQVAEFFAWDGWEFAFPGDRYHLKLDALPRFELANALERNSPLSIAELRPTTVIAPHRTSYNQDHQVTAEALHTALRPSNTRLRHHPRLVLAYEQAADQWRYDAAPPPNFFVELTEEQVEAKIQAMHLYGTQTHDHPHTRSDLTLRSLAALRGMHAGVPYAEAYHMMRWLA
- a CDS encoding WbqC family protein, which codes for MRVALHQPHYLPWLGLLDKIDRCDLFVVLDHVQFERRGWQHRNYVASKNGPILLTVPVVQRSRDERIMDKAVSNGSPWWERHSRTLEQNCYRRAPFWEEFGAGITAIYERRWERLVDLSMATTEFVLNAFGITTPVVRSSELGEFTAQKSELIAQISAKAGATTMLSGEGARDYLDPEVFQRYGIEIEWQDFRHPEYPQHNRRGQEFLPRMAAVDLLLNVGPEGMDLVRAARTAS